The following proteins come from a genomic window of Methanocella conradii HZ254:
- a CDS encoding Nramp family divalent metal transporter translates to MFGDNGGQRRHFSLKGLLLFLAVVGPGIVTASVDNDAGGITTYTLAGAHFGYALLWTLVPITVALIVVQEMCARMGVVTGKGLSDLIRENFGVRITVLLIIALVIANLGNTMSEFAGVAASMELFGASRYISVPIAAALVWLLVVKGTYSLVEKVFLVASGFYATYIISGFMAGPDWGNVLENSIIPSFSFQPGYLLMFIGLVGTTIAPWMQFYIQSAIVEKGIRIQDYLFTRIDVIMGCFVTAIVAFFIIMTCSATLFVNGVTVETAADAARALAPLAGQYASWLFAFGLFNASVFAASILPLATAYTVCEGIGWESGIDKKFEDAPHFYVLYTSLIVLGALAILIPGAPLITIMFISQVLNGMLLPFILVFMLILINDKKLMGDHTNSRLFNVLAWGTTIIMSFLTLLLVVTSIIPELLG, encoded by the coding sequence ATGTTTGGGGATAATGGCGGACAGCGCCGCCACTTCAGCCTTAAAGGCCTGCTATTGTTTTTGGCGGTCGTGGGGCCAGGCATTGTTACGGCGAGCGTCGACAACGATGCCGGGGGAATCACGACCTACACTCTGGCTGGGGCTCATTTTGGCTACGCCCTGTTGTGGACGCTGGTGCCCATCACCGTTGCCCTCATCGTGGTACAGGAGATGTGCGCCCGGATGGGCGTGGTCACGGGCAAAGGCCTATCAGACCTGATAAGGGAGAACTTCGGAGTACGAATCACCGTCCTCCTCATCATAGCCTTGGTGATAGCCAACCTGGGCAACACGATGTCCGAGTTCGCAGGCGTGGCGGCGAGCATGGAGCTTTTCGGGGCCTCCAGGTATATCTCCGTCCCCATAGCGGCCGCCCTCGTGTGGCTGCTGGTGGTAAAAGGCACTTATAGCCTCGTAGAAAAGGTCTTCCTTGTAGCGAGCGGCTTCTATGCGACATACATAATATCCGGCTTCATGGCGGGGCCGGACTGGGGAAATGTCCTCGAGAACTCTATCATACCCTCGTTCAGCTTCCAGCCAGGCTACCTCCTGATGTTCATAGGCCTTGTGGGCACGACCATCGCCCCGTGGATGCAGTTCTACATACAATCGGCGATCGTGGAAAAGGGCATCAGGATCCAGGATTACCTATTCACACGGATCGACGTAATCATGGGATGTTTCGTGACCGCCATCGTGGCGTTCTTCATCATCATGACCTGCTCGGCCACCCTGTTCGTCAACGGCGTAACCGTAGAGACTGCTGCGGACGCCGCCAGGGCCCTCGCCCCGCTCGCGGGGCAGTATGCATCGTGGCTCTTTGCCTTCGGCCTCTTCAACGCATCGGTTTTCGCTGCGTCCATATTGCCGCTGGCCACTGCGTATACCGTGTGCGAGGGCATCGGCTGGGAGTCGGGCATAGACAAAAAGTTCGAGGACGCGCCGCACTTTTACGTTCTCTATACTTCGCTCATCGTCCTGGGCGCGCTAGCGATATTAATACCGGGAGCCCCGCTGATAACCATAATGTTCATCTCCCAGGTGCTCAACGGAATGCTTCTCCCGTTTATCCTCGTGTTCATGCTCATCCTCATCAACGATAAGAAGCTGATGGGCGACCACACGAATAGCCGCCTGTTTAACGTGCTGGCGTGGGGCACGACCATCATCATGTCTTTCCTCACCCTACTGCTAGTTGTGACAAGCATTATCCCCGAGCTTTTGGGATGA
- a CDS encoding magnesium transporter MgtE N-terminal domain-containing protein, which translates to MMSESKGMKNDGTRPELAELLQSGRATFFSQFIGKRVVDKNGRILGKMKDFAIRPGEALLEVSAIVYGEGLLSEILGHDVIVGMANVSSIDKDIKLKVAMEDIPPGRLSDNEMLIRETILDKQIVDIDDLKVVRVNDVLMAWIKNSLCLVGVDVGFNGIMRRIGLMWIPERLNVLRLPEHIISWSYIEPLDPALRKVQLKIPRKNVNDLHPADIADIIEELDNKGRFTILKSLDKETAAETLEMVEPEVRSNMLQQMSAKDVASLMDRMNPDDAADILITMPKERASEILKQLCDISKGHASDIRDLMKYRENSAGGMMNTEFIYVHPDQKVSDAFAKLRALGSEIDMIYYIYVLDEKEHLVGVFSLRDLLLADPAKKVKDIMQVEVVSVLPTSSREEVANVLSRYDLLAVPVVNNENVMLGIVTFDDALEYTLPEDIKSRLPANYHRIRRAHKV; encoded by the coding sequence ATGATGAGCGAGTCGAAGGGCATGAAAAATGACGGCACGAGGCCGGAGCTGGCAGAGCTTCTTCAGAGCGGCAGGGCCACGTTCTTCAGCCAGTTCATCGGGAAAAGGGTAGTAGATAAGAATGGGCGCATCCTGGGCAAGATGAAGGACTTCGCCATAAGGCCTGGCGAGGCTCTGCTGGAAGTCTCGGCCATCGTTTATGGCGAGGGGCTTTTAAGTGAGATCCTTGGCCACGACGTGATAGTGGGCATGGCAAACGTAAGCTCGATAGATAAGGACATCAAGCTGAAGGTGGCCATGGAAGACATACCGCCAGGCAGGCTCTCCGACAATGAAATGCTCATCAGAGAGACTATACTTGATAAGCAGATCGTGGACATTGATGACCTAAAAGTGGTCCGCGTTAACGATGTGCTAATGGCATGGATCAAAAATTCATTATGCCTGGTAGGCGTGGACGTGGGCTTTAATGGCATCATGCGCCGCATTGGCCTCATGTGGATACCGGAGCGTTTAAACGTGCTAAGGCTGCCGGAGCATATAATATCGTGGTCGTACATAGAGCCGTTAGACCCTGCCCTGCGAAAGGTCCAGCTGAAGATACCGCGCAAGAACGTGAACGACCTACACCCGGCGGATATCGCGGACATCATCGAGGAGCTGGACAATAAGGGCCGGTTCACCATTTTAAAGTCGCTGGATAAAGAGACGGCTGCAGAGACGCTGGAAATGGTGGAGCCAGAGGTGAGGTCGAACATGCTCCAGCAGATGTCGGCGAAAGACGTGGCGAGCCTCATGGACAGAATGAACCCGGACGATGCCGCCGACATACTTATCACGATGCCGAAAGAGCGGGCGTCTGAGATATTGAAGCAGCTATGCGATATCAGCAAAGGCCATGCGAGCGATATAAGAGATCTAATGAAGTACAGGGAAAACTCCGCGGGTGGCATGATGAACACGGAGTTCATCTACGTCCACCCTGACCAGAAGGTGTCGGACGCCTTCGCAAAGCTAAGGGCCCTGGGCAGCGAAATCGACATGATATACTATATTTATGTGCTGGATGAGAAAGAGCATCTTGTCGGAGTATTTTCTTTAAGGGACCTTTTGCTCGCAGACCCTGCTAAAAAGGTAAAGGATATCATGCAGGTCGAGGTGGTCAGCGTCCTGCCCACATCTTCCCGGGAGGAAGTCGCAAACGTGCTATCAAGGTATGACCTTTTAGCCGTCCCGGTGGTCAATAATGAAAACGTCATGCTCGGGATAGTGACATTTGACGACGCGCTGGAGTATACGCTGCCTGAGGATATTAAGAGCCGCCTTCCCGCGAACTACCACAGGATTAGAAGGGCGCATAAGGTGTGA
- a CDS encoding Lrp/AsnC family transcriptional regulator translates to MDNESELDDTDLSILRLLRENARMSYLEMSRRTGIADATIQHRLKRMIKKGLVKLTVRVDPVASGYGVMAVILVQTDTEKHDEAKNSLASLPEVTEVYSVLGEYDLMIKVWAKSLDELNRTINDKIRGVDGVEDLAEMVMVERVKEEGPPM, encoded by the coding sequence ATGGATAATGAATCTGAACTGGACGATACAGACCTTTCTATCCTCAGGCTCCTCAGGGAAAACGCCAGGATGAGCTACCTGGAGATGTCCCGGCGAACGGGCATCGCGGACGCCACCATCCAGCACCGCCTAAAACGCATGATAAAAAAAGGGCTGGTGAAGCTTACCGTAAGGGTGGACCCCGTGGCATCGGGGTACGGCGTCATGGCAGTCATCCTCGTGCAGACCGACACCGAAAAACATGATGAGGCAAAAAACTCGCTGGCATCCCTCCCGGAGGTCACGGAGGTGTATAGCGTGCTGGGCGAGTACGACCTCATGATAAAGGTCTGGGCGAAGAGCCTTGATGAGCTGAACCGGACCATCAACGACAAGATAAGAGGCGTCGACGGGGTGGAAGACCTGGCGGAGATGGTCATGGTCGAGAGGGTCAAGGAGGAAGGGCCGCCCATGTAG
- a CDS encoding DUF1059 domain-containing protein — translation MSGDGMAQEFSCKDAGVPACSFMVRDENVDELVNIVQRHASMFHNEALGKEDVLKHTKKV, via the coding sequence ATGTCTGGCGATGGTATGGCACAGGAGTTTAGCTGCAAAGATGCGGGAGTGCCGGCGTGCTCCTTCATGGTGCGGGACGAGAACGTCGACGAGCTCGTCAACATCGTGCAGAGGCACGCGAGCATGTTCCATAATGAAGCGCTGGGGAAGGAAGACGTACTTAAGCATACTAAAAAGGTATAG
- a CDS encoding SWIM zinc finger family protein: MDARAPSIAHGLRELKEDEVRRLFEERVFERGVRYFEQGRVVRPFIYGDSIMAECRGTLPQNYQVRVDVRGGRLVASCTCPYAFGYCKHMAAVLYGWLKNPGMYKDLGQSESLLKKMDKDTLVEIVMDMIKYDPDAFYVVSLRLLPRAEVKGFVEREMRAIFSREYVDYLNVREIVKRLDIFREYSSDVFRSGDFEAAMDALAPVIEAVVENYTSLDDSDGLMRNFFATAMDLYGDVAAAYRLDGERRGFLTRALEWYLEAEWGLERVIMDFLIKEAGRLGEREFMLDLAELKMADYKRSFITMGPTYSEEYEYVEERLERLEALRAGAMGTVADKKMS, from the coding sequence ATGGACGCGAGGGCGCCTTCAATTGCGCATGGCCTCAGGGAGCTAAAAGAAGACGAGGTCAGGAGGCTATTCGAGGAGCGGGTCTTTGAGCGAGGCGTCAGGTACTTCGAGCAGGGGCGCGTCGTGAGGCCATTCATCTACGGGGATAGCATCATGGCCGAGTGCCGGGGAACGCTTCCCCAGAACTACCAGGTCAGGGTAGATGTGAGAGGAGGAAGGCTCGTCGCTTCGTGTACCTGCCCCTACGCCTTCGGGTACTGTAAGCACATGGCCGCCGTCCTGTATGGATGGCTCAAAAATCCTGGCATGTATAAGGACCTGGGGCAGTCTGAAAGCCTTCTAAAAAAGATGGACAAGGACACGCTTGTCGAAATAGTCATGGACATGATCAAGTACGACCCGGATGCGTTTTACGTGGTGAGCCTGCGGCTGCTTCCCCGGGCCGAGGTGAAGGGCTTCGTGGAGCGGGAGATGCGCGCCATTTTTTCCAGGGAGTATGTAGACTATCTTAACGTTAGGGAGATAGTTAAGAGGCTTGACATTTTCCGGGAGTACTCTTCTGACGTTTTTCGGTCTGGCGATTTTGAGGCGGCCATGGATGCGCTGGCTCCAGTAATCGAGGCGGTGGTGGAGAACTACACGAGTCTGGATGACTCTGACGGGCTGATGCGTAACTTTTTCGCAACGGCAATGGACCTGTATGGGGATGTGGCCGCAGCCTACCGGCTGGATGGCGAGAGGCGGGGCTTCTTAACCCGTGCCCTCGAGTGGTACCTTGAGGCGGAGTGGGGGCTGGAGCGAGTCATCATGGATTTCCTGATAAAAGAGGCAGGCCGCCTGGGTGAGCGGGAGTTCATGCTAGACCTGGCCGAGCTAAAGATGGCAGACTACAAAAGAAGCTTCATCACGATGGGGCCGACGTACTCAGAGGAATACGAGTACGTAGAGGAGCGGCTCGAAAGGCTTGAAGCGCTAAGGGCTGGAGCCATGGGCACTGTAGCCGATAAAAAAATGAGCTAA